DNA from Variovorax sp. PBL-H6:
GATTTCAACTGCCGGTTGCATCGCTGTTCTCCCAGAGTTCGCTGGGAACGATTCTGTCGAGCACCCGCGCCGCGCGGAACTGGCCATTGGTCGCATCTGCCGCTCGGCATCCTTCAACTTGAGGAGGCCGCTCGGCTGCGCGCGCGCCCTCGGCGCGTACTCGGCACGCTGCGTTGGTCATGAAAAGGAACTCGCTGCCTCCCCCTGTTACCGAGTGGGGGCTATCGCCGCCAAGTGGGCGAAAGCAAGTCCATTACTCCAACCAGGATCCCCATGAAACCCTCCCGATCTCGACATCGTGTCGATGGCCGTCCGCCCCTCGTGCGCCACGACTTGATGGAGCCTTGATGGTCAATCACCACAACCACCCCGATCCGGCAGTGGCTGAACTCATCAGCCAGAGTTCGAATCTGTTCGGCCGCCTTTTCGAGGAAATCCAGGCCGGACCCGAATCGGCAAGCGCCGATGCACCCCCAGCGCCTGAGCTGGCTTACGACCCTCTGGCGGCGCTCGCCATCGTCGAGCAGTTGTGCGAACAGGAGGACTGGCGCAACGCGCTTCCCGTTGCCTCGCACCTATTCGTCCGGCAATCGCAGAACCCGCGTGTCGCCTATCTGCTGGCCTCGTGTCTGCAGCGTCTTGGCCAGAACGCGATGGCCCTGAGCCTCTACGTCCATTGCACGCAACTGGAAGACGAAGCGCCGACGCCGGGCCCCCTGTTCCGAATCGGAGAGTGTCTTGCCGCTCTGGAACGCAACAGCGAGGCCCTTGACGCGTTCGACGCCTCCATCGAACTCGCTCGTCTGGATGTCGGTCATTCGGACATCCTGGTCATCGCCAGTGAAAAAGCAGATGCGTTGCGCGCACTGCGTTGAGCAACCCGCCAACAACCCACTCAATCAACATGATCCCCAATTCCACGCCTTCCGCCACGATCCCAGTCAGCCACAAAGGCGCAAATTCAAAAAAACGGGTCCCTGTCCTTCCTGAAACCAATGTGGGTGCGCCCGGCGGCAAGTTTTCGCTGGGTATTCCGAAAAATCAGATCAGCGAAGATGATCCAGAGAGTACCGAGGCATCCACTTCGCCTCGTCAGGAAAATACTTTCCACGAGATCGCCCATGTCTCCAATCATTCGAGCGACACTGACTGCTCTACCCCCGCCTACTCCGACTCCGACTCGGACTACGACAATTACGAATCGCATGGTGAGCGCAGCCGTCAAGACGCATCCCCCACTCATCCGGAAAAGACTTCCTGGACTCGTCTTCGGAGCGTCAAGATCGGGAATGACGATACCCATCAGCCCCACGCCAATAACTCTGTCGTACAGCCTCGAACCGCCGTGTGGAGGCAAGGAACACTTTTATCCAAGAGAGGAGAAATTTGCATACCGGCGGGAGTTATCTTGGGCAGCATCGCGATCATGGCCTGGATGAGCTATCAAACGGCGATTCGGCCGAAACCATTTTCCTGGGAGCCGAATCCAGATTTCAATTCATCTGTATCTCATGCTTTCGAGAAATGCGCACAAGCACTCGGCTTTGAGTCGAACGACCAGCGTTTAATTGAAAGTTTTACATATCTTTTAAGAGACAGCTATTCAAAAGCCCTTTCTCATATAGATGATGTTGGCGGCCTTCTTGAATGCGACCCCGGCAAGCTGACCAAAGATCTTGGAAGCATTTACAGATCTTACGATCACCAAATGGAGGCCATGAAGAATGCCTCTGCTGGCGTGTTGTCGCCCAATGCATGCTTGATCCTTTTTTCGCTTGTAGCCCTGCTCATGCAAATGGGAATGATCTGAAATGAAAGCACGCAGCCGAGAGGCTAAGTAGTCCGCCCTGAGCAATCCCCGTTTGAGGAGGCCGCTCGGCGTGCGCGGCCTCCTCTTCGCTCAACCGCGGGCGCGCGCCTGGTCGCGCAGCATCTTGATCTGGTCGTGATTGCGCTGCGCGCCTTCGGCTTGACGCTCGACCACGCTGCGCACGTCGGCCGGCAGGTTCTCCTTCAGGGCCTTGCGGTAGCGCGCCACGGCCGCGTCTTCGCCGCGCTCGCACTCCTCGAGCATCGACAGTTCGCTGTTGGCGCCCACAGCCCCTTTCACGTGCACCCATCCGCGATGCATTGCACCCGCGGCGGTGCCGCCCTCGGCCGGTTTGCCGCCATTCGCCACGATCAACTGAGAGAGCTCGCTCGCGCCTTGCGCGCAAGCGGCGGCGCGGTCGCTGAACACGCGCTTCAGCTCGGGCGATTTCACCTCTTCGGCGCAGGTGCGAAAGCCGTACTCGCCGTCGCGCGAGTTCTCGAGCAGATCGTTCAGTACGTCGACCACGTCGTCGGCGGCCATGACTTCGGTATTCAGTGCCATGAAAGTACTCCTTGTGGTTCAGCGGTCCCGTGCGGGACGCTTGCTGGAGCCTTCATGATTGGGCGCGCGCTCGCCCGCCGCGTCAGCCTCGCCTGACGGCGGCTGTAGGGCGGTGCCGCTCTCCCGCACCGGGCCTTCGCCCCTCGCGCTGGGCCGTCTTGCGAATAGCCCTCCCCCGCCCCCTCTTGGATCCGCCCACTACGAGGTCTGAGGACGGCGGCCGAGCCGCACAGGGAGGTGACATGCCGGCACTCCAATGGCCGCGCATACGCTCGCGGCCCACCCTCACGAATTGCGGCAGGACAGAGCGGCGCGGTTGCGCGGACTTCCAGCCTTGCCGCCTTCGCGGAACTAGCCGAGCCGAAATGAGTGGCTGGCCGTTTCAATCGTTTTCAACGCCGCTTCGCCGATCTCTCGCTGTATGTGGATACGCGCCGGGTTGCTGTCGAGACTGACGCTGAAAGCATGCGCCACTCTGGCGACCGCATGATTTGCGGGCTTTGCCGGATTGAAGCGGCACGGAGTGACATCATCCATGAGACTGATCAGCGCATGCGCTGCTGCCACGTGCAGCATTGCCCTCTCCTCTCCCGGAAGGCTCCACGTGAACATCCGTTCTCCCAGCCCGCCATCGCTCACAAGGGCGCGCATGACATTGACCAAGGCGTCGCCGGACAACAAGCGCTTGCCAATCACTGGAGGTTCTTCCAGCATGGCATGCAGGGCCAATTCGACCGACTTGTCATGCAATCTGTCCAACAGCTCCTTCGCTCCACCGTGCAGGACGTCTGCGGCCGCAGCATCGATTGCTTGAACTGCAAGCAGCATCGTTGGACCCTGGATGAACACGTCAGGCTGATCATGCATGCACGCCAGTAGCCGCCAGCCTGGGGCCCATCGACCACAATTCTCCGCGTAGTCGCCAGCGAGCTTTGCCATCTGCAATAACCGCAGCATCTTTATCATCTTGCGTCGCGGCGACTCCATCGGCATGGTCACGATGCGCGCATCCACCTGTACCAATCCGGTGTGGATCGGTGGCAGGGCGGCCCGCAGGTCTATGCGATGCGCAAGTGCCTTGAATAGCAAGGCTATGGTGGCATCGCTGCAATCGTCCTGCAAAAGGCAGTCCACAACAGCTATCGCAAGCAGGCTTTTACCCTCCTCCATTGCCAGAATGACCTCGAGCGCTGCGGCGTGGTCCAGGCTGCAGAGCTCCGGTAGCGCATAAACCAGGTCGCCGCTCAGGACGTCCACGATCGTTAGCGTGCCAAGCCCGATCCCAAGGCCTTCGATCAGCCGCTGGATAGCCGCTTGCTGGCGTTTCTGCGTCGCGAAGTGCTCCGAAAGAATCCTGTCGGCCAACAGCGAGAAATACGGATCCGGCTCCCCGGTCACGAGGAGCGCGGCAGCCGTCTCCAGCACGACCGAATCCTGCTTCGCTGCAAGTTCCGCATCATCCTGTTCGGCTTCGCCAAGCCTGAAAGGCCACTGCTGGAGCTCGAGCCCTACCTCCGCAAACTTCCGGACGACTGCATTGAACAGCTCTTCCCGTGCCGCGTCGCCGAACTCCGGGTAAGGGGAGTCATGAATCAGGCGTGCGGCAATGTGCAGATTGCCTTCCTGGATGGCGAACCGAAACTCCTCGGCCAGATGGACAAGCGTACCTTCATCCGCCGAATCCTTGCGAAAGAAGCGGTCGGCCTTGGCCTTCAGTGATCCCATGAAGCTGCCCCTCCGCATGCGCTGCGCCTTTTTTTCGACCTTCAGCAGCGAGTGCTGATGGCTCTTGTATACCTCTTCATCCCATTGCAGGGACAGTTTGGTCAGCGCGCTCCTGACATAAGATTTCAGCTCTTCAGGCAGTGGTTCGCAAATCTTCTCGGACAACGATGCAAGCTCCCGCAGGCGATCCGTGCACTCCACGATGTTCTGCGAATTCACTGCCTGCTCGACTGCGACGCGCAATACTTCGCTCTGCAGGCTGACCGGCACGGCGTCGAGCAGTTCGGGCGTCAGCGCCGGAAACCAGGCCATGGCTTCCAGCTTGTGCATCCTGCGGGTGCGTTCCATGCGGACATCCTCGTTCGCATCCCGAAAAACGATCCTTCCCAAGGCGGGCCAGATGAGGCATTTCATCGCCACTGACCGCGGGAGTTCGTGAGCCCCGAGATCGTTGGTGATCTGCAGCAGGCCGCCCAACGCGCTCAGGCCCTCATCCTCGTCGAACTCTGCGACCCACGCCAGCGCCGTGCGCACCGCCTCGACGAGCATGTCGCCATCGACTGGAAGCCGGCTCATCTCCTTGACAAGCGAAAGAGACCGGCGAATAAAGCTCGCCTTGACCTCCGGCGAGCAGAACTGCACAAGATTGCGGCATCGGAGAAAGTCCCCGTCTTTCCACGCACGGCGGGCCGCTGCTCTCAGAAACCGGTCCATGGCCTTGCAGACCGCCGGATCGTTGCTGGTCTTCAACTCGTTGACCTGGTTGAGCGTGCACGGCTCCAGCAGCACGATCAGCGCCGACGGCTTGCACATGCCCATCAGGGTGCAGGCCGCCTTGAGGCAGTTCGCATCCACGAGGATCGCAATGGCCTCGGCGACCGAGCCGAGGTCCGCCTCGTCCAGCTTTGAGATCGCGAGAATTTTGTCGTCGCCCTGAAATTGCAGGCCCTTGACGTTTGCCAGGCAGGCCGACACCTCCGCCCATTGATGGGGGCAGTCTTGCTCCGTCAGCTCGAGGAGGCGGGACGGCTTTTTCGTTCCACCAATGCCACGTCGATCAGGCGCCAGCGGAACGGATTCGCCCCGCGGGTCAGGATGTCCTGGCTCGTCGAGACGCAACCCCTGCCTCGAGCGGCGCAATGACGTGGACTTGATTGAACGAACAAGGGCAGCAGGGGTAGGACGCATGATGTTCAGTTACCCCAGGCATGAGCGAGTTCCCACGCTTCCTCGCCGATACCC
Protein-coding regions in this window:
- a CDS encoding CDC27 family protein, whose translation is MVNHHNHPDPAVAELISQSSNLFGRLFEEIQAGPESASADAPPAPELAYDPLAALAIVEQLCEQEDWRNALPVASHLFVRQSQNPRVAYLLASCLQRLGQNAMALSLYVHCTQLEDEAPTPGPLFRIGECLAALERNSEALDAFDASIELARLDVGHSDILVIASEKADALRALR
- a CDS encoding ferritin-like domain-containing protein, with the protein product MALNTEVMAADDVVDVLNDLLENSRDGEYGFRTCAEEVKSPELKRVFSDRAAACAQGASELSQLIVANGGKPAEGGTAAGAMHRGWVHVKGAVGANSELSMLEECERGEDAAVARYRKALKENLPADVRSVVERQAEGAQRNHDQIKMLRDQARARG